A window from Pseudomonas alloputida encodes these proteins:
- a CDS encoding heavy metal response regulator transcription factor, with protein MRILVIEDEVKTAEYVRQGLTECGYVVDCVHTGSDGLFLAKQHEYELIILDINLPEMDGWQVLELLRRKNCPSRIMMLTARSRLADKVRGLENGADDYLIKPFEFPELLARVRALMRRSDHPASVEVIRVADLELDQSRHRAFRDGQRIDLTTKEFALLHYLMRNTGVVLSRTQIISQVWDMNFDCDTNVVEVSIRRLRAKIDDPFETKLIHTLRGVGYVLEKR; from the coding sequence ATGCGAATTCTGGTAATTGAGGATGAAGTAAAAACTGCGGAGTATGTGCGTCAAGGCCTTACAGAGTGTGGCTATGTCGTAGATTGCGTCCACACCGGATCAGATGGATTATTCTTGGCCAAGCAGCATGAGTACGAGCTGATTATCCTCGATATAAACCTACCAGAGATGGACGGTTGGCAGGTCCTTGAGTTGTTGCGCCGTAAAAACTGCCCGTCCCGCATCATGATGCTGACGGCGAGAAGCCGATTGGCGGATAAGGTCCGGGGGCTGGAGAACGGCGCAGATGACTATCTGATCAAACCATTTGAGTTCCCAGAGCTGCTAGCCCGGGTTCGCGCCTTGATGCGCAGGTCAGATCACCCCGCATCTGTGGAGGTCATTCGCGTGGCCGATCTGGAACTTGATCAAAGCCGGCACAGGGCATTCAGGGACGGTCAGCGTATTGATTTGACCACCAAAGAATTCGCGTTGCTGCACTACTTGATGCGTAACACCGGGGTGGTACTGAGCCGTACGCAGATTATCTCTCAGGTTTGGGATATGAATTTTGATTGCGACACGAACGTTGTAGAGGTGTCGATTCGAAGACTCAGAGCCAAGATAGATGACCCCTTCGAAACCAAGCTGATACACACACTTAGAGGCGTAGGGTATGTACTTGAAAAGCGTTAA